TCCTGCACCTTGGCGAGCAGGATCGCTTTGCGCCGCAGCGAGGGCGCGCGCGTGATCCAGTTGCCCTCGGGCAGCATGCCGACGATCTCGCTATGCGCGTGCTGCGATATCTGGCGGGTGAGCGTGCGGCGATAGGCCTCGGGCATCCAGTCCTTGGGCTCGATGAATTCGTCGGCGGCCACGCGCGCCTCGAAAGCGGCGAGCTTTTCCGGATCCTCGGTCGAGGAAATCTGGGCCGTCTTCTGCAATTCGGTCGTGTACATGGCTAACTCCCTCGCCGGCTTTTATCATTAGCCGACCGATCGGTCAATTAATTACACCCGCTCGATCACCATCGCGATGCCCTGGCCGACGCCAATGCACATCGTGCACAAAGCGTAACGCCCACCGTTGCGCTGCAGCTCCTCGGTCGCGGTCAATGCGAGGCGGGCGCCGGACATGCCGAGCGGGTGGCCCAGCGCGATCGCGCCGCCGTTCGGGTTGACGCGGGAATCGTCGTCGGCGACGCCGAGCTGGCGCAGCACGGCGAGCCCCTGCGCGGCAAAAGCCTCGTTCAGTTCGATCACGTCCATGTCGGCGAGCTTGAGGCCGAGCCGATCGAGCAGCTTGGTCGAGGCCGGGGCGGGACCGATGCCCATGATGCGCGGCGGCACGCCGGCGACGGCAGCGCCGAGAATGCGGGCGCGCGGCGTCAGGCCGTTGCGCTTGGCCGCTTCCTCGCTGGCGACGATCATCGCCGCCGCGCCGTCATTGACGCCCGAGGCATTACCGGCCGTGACGGTGCCGTCGGCGCGGACGATCGGACGCAATCTGGCCAGCGCCTCGACACTGGTCGTGCGCGGATGCTCGTCGCGATCGACCATCACCGGGTCGCCCTTGCGCTGCGGAATCGTGACGGCGACGATCTCGGCAGCGAGTCGGCCATTTTCCTGCGCCCGGCTGGCCTTCTCCTGGCTGCGCACGGCGAAGGCGTCCTGGTCCTCGCGGCCGATCTGGAAGTCCTGGGCGACATTCTCGGCCGTCGACGGCATCGTGTCGTCGCCATAAGCGTCGCGCATCTTGGGGTTGACGAAGCGCCAGCCGATCGTCGTGTCGTACATCTCGGCGTTGCGGTCGAAGGCCGAGGTCGCCTTGGCCATCACGAACGGCGCGCGGCTCATGCTCTCCGATCCCCCCGCGATCAGCAGGTCCGCCTCGCTGCCGCGGATCACCCGCGCCGCCATCGCCACGGCGTCCATGCCCGAGCCGCACAGGCGGTTGAGCGTGACGCCGCCCGAGGCGTCGGGAAGACCGGCGAGCAGACCCGCCATGCGCGCAAGGTTGCGATTGTCCTCGCCGGCCTGATTGGCGCAGCCATAGATGACGTCGTCGAGCTGCGCCCAGTCGATGCCCGGATTGCGCTCGATCAGCGCCTTGATCGGAACCGCGGCAAGATCGTCGGCGCGGACATGGGCAAGGCTGCCGCCATAGCGGCCGATCGGCGTCCGTACCGC
This portion of the Sphingomonas sp. LY54 genome encodes:
- the pcaF gene encoding 3-oxoadipyl-CoA thiolase, whose product is MTEAFICDAVRTPIGRYGGSLAHVRADDLAAVPIKALIERNPGIDWAQLDDVIYGCANQAGEDNRNLARMAGLLAGLPDASGGVTLNRLCGSGMDAVAMAARVIRGSEADLLIAGGSESMSRAPFVMAKATSAFDRNAEMYDTTIGWRFVNPKMRDAYGDDTMPSTAENVAQDFQIGREDQDAFAVRSQEKASRAQENGRLAAEIVAVTIPQRKGDPVMVDRDEHPRTTSVEALARLRPIVRADGTVTAGNASGVNDGAAAMIVASEEAAKRNGLTPRARILGAAVAGVPPRIMGIGPAPASTKLLDRLGLKLADMDVIELNEAFAAQGLAVLRQLGVADDDSRVNPNGGAIALGHPLGMSGARLALTATEELQRNGGRYALCTMCIGVGQGIAMVIERV